One genomic segment of Kiritimatiella glycovorans includes these proteins:
- a CDS encoding tripartite tricarboxylate transporter TctB family protein: protein MKRRTTIERMAYLVVLIIGAGTVGLSLTFPRPEDAHSGPGSFPLFLGVLLAALALGGLIGTLRNPPESGAAEEAGDGRRLPLLGGLTALYLVLMPWLGFISSTALLFAAALRVLGYRNPVRALAAGFIAAFVLYAVFERLMNVALPEGWIG from the coding sequence ATGAAGCGGCGAACGACGATTGAACGTATGGCGTATCTCGTCGTGTTGATCATCGGGGCCGGAACCGTCGGGCTCTCGCTGACCTTTCCGCGTCCGGAGGACGCCCATTCGGGACCGGGCAGCTTCCCGCTCTTTCTGGGCGTGCTGCTCGCGGCGCTGGCGCTGGGCGGACTGATCGGGACGCTGAGGAATCCGCCGGAGTCCGGCGCGGCGGAGGAGGCGGGGGACGGGCGGCGCCTCCCGCTGCTGGGCGGACTGACGGCGCTGTACCTGGTGCTGATGCCCTGGCTGGGGTTTATCAGTTCGACTGCGCTGCTCTTCGCGGCCGCGCTGCGTGTGCTGGGTTACCGTAACCCCGTGCGGGCCCTCGCGGCCGGGTTCATCGCCGCCTTTGTACTGTACGCCGTCTTCGAACGCCTGATGAACGTGGCCCTGCCGGAAGGATGGATAGGCTGA
- a CDS encoding tripartite tricarboxylate transporter substrate binding protein, whose translation MFDRKNAWAWAVIVIAIVALAWMNWQRRAAGGSFPQRPVTLICPFSPGGGTDLLSRKLAHEAEKRLGVPVLVSNLTGGGGAIGHAAGRVAPVDGYTVLMTTFELISLPVQGLAPFTHEDFDLLMLLNMDPAAVAVRSDHPAQTLEEFVRGAKTGEPPSIGNSGAGAVWHLAAAMLADRTDMPAVHVPFNGASQAITSLIGGHIDAVTVSPAELKTYVESGQVRLLGVMSDGRLEGFPDTPTCREQGYDLVFGTWRGLALPEGVPPDRRAVLAGTFRAVAESDAFETFAAQSGMNLHVAGHEDFRALAERQSEEVARTMRKLGLVE comes from the coding sequence ATGTTTGATCGCAAAAATGCGTGGGCCTGGGCGGTGATCGTTATCGCGATCGTCGCGCTGGCGTGGATGAACTGGCAGCGTCGCGCGGCGGGCGGGAGCTTTCCGCAACGGCCGGTGACCCTGATCTGTCCGTTTTCGCCCGGCGGCGGCACGGACCTGCTCTCGCGCAAGCTGGCGCACGAGGCGGAGAAGCGGCTCGGCGTGCCGGTGCTGGTGAGCAACCTGACCGGCGGGGGCGGGGCGATCGGTCACGCCGCCGGTCGGGTGGCGCCCGTGGACGGCTACACGGTGCTGATGACCACGTTCGAGCTGATCTCCCTCCCGGTGCAGGGGCTCGCGCCGTTTACCCATGAGGACTTCGATCTGCTGATGCTGCTGAACATGGACCCCGCCGCAGTGGCGGTGCGCAGCGATCATCCGGCGCAGACGCTGGAGGAATTCGTGCGCGGGGCGAAGACGGGCGAGCCGCCGAGTATCGGGAACTCCGGGGCGGGCGCGGTGTGGCACCTCGCGGCCGCGATGCTGGCCGATCGCACGGACATGCCGGCGGTGCACGTCCCGTTCAACGGTGCCTCCCAGGCCATCACCTCACTCATCGGCGGGCATATCGATGCGGTCACCGTCAGTCCCGCCGAATTGAAGACTTACGTGGAGTCCGGCCAGGTCCGGCTGCTGGGGGTCATGAGCGACGGGCGGCTGGAGGGATTCCCGGACACGCCCACCTGCCGCGAGCAGGGCTACGACCTGGTGTTCGGCACCTGGCGCGGGCTGGCGCTGCCCGAGGGCGTGCCGCCCGACCGGCGCGCCGTGCTCGCCGGGACGTTTCGCGCGGTCGCCGAATCCGACGCGTTCGAGACCTTCGCCGCGCAGTCGGGCATGAATCTGCATGTCGCGGGTCACGAGGACTTCCGGGCCCTCGCGGAACGCCAGTCCGAAGAGGTGGCCCGGACCATGCGTAAACTGGGGCTGGTGGAATGA
- a CDS encoding glycosyl hydrolase family 32 — protein sequence MTKIKRAPVAACLILIGSVIFASPAYADSGASLQFRGKGEVARFEPGVKLFTDRGYTLTDQVPEDLHGLPFLRNGIAQPEDWLVLDPGSLTVLTPVPGAKYGSQAEALEAAGFERVPDSASFQLFGDEAWNRVAAYRKQVRTGERFVFNKFVVAVGLGEAIQYEEKPWSANTGERLYNGIRLPEEWPPRNIDPSDTSPMPVPYLDHPPEVIPIDVGRQLFIDDFLIAETSLERTFHRPEKYAGNPVLKPETPVERGEVEPEGHSKPSGHGNAGAVPKSGGCWWDPDAGHFKLWYETSWFGPIALVTSRDGIHWERPNYDVWPEQGNLVHPEGITPDSWTVVRNWDAARPAEKWTLFIQPPGKPQPGFCLTSADGIHWDRRTESGTAGDRSTHFYNPFRQKWVYSIRAGFPGRGRARKYYECDDFVAGAQRTDAEEVPWLTADENDGDMLDEDRGVKVDYLTGRPAQLYNFDAVAYESIMLGQFQLHWGPPNEICHKAGLPKITELQFAYSRDGFHFHRPDRRVHIPAERHDAWARGYVQSLGNVCTIMGDKLFFYYTGYRGKPGNRMGTYDNSATGLAVLRRDGFASMDAGADPGTLTTRPVTFSGKRLFVNVDAPGGRLRAAVLDENGEPIPPFTLENCKPLSVDSTLAAVRWKGGADLSELADTPVRFQFELTDGSLYAFWVSRDRSGRSDGYLAGGGPGYTGATDTVGRAALEP from the coding sequence ATGACCAAAATTAAGAGAGCTCCAGTCGCAGCCTGCCTGATCCTGATCGGCTCAGTTATCTTTGCCTCTCCCGCATACGCCGATTCCGGCGCTTCGCTTCAATTCCGCGGGAAGGGCGAGGTCGCCCGCTTCGAACCGGGCGTCAAACTCTTCACCGACCGCGGCTACACGCTCACCGACCAGGTGCCGGAGGACCTGCACGGCCTGCCGTTCCTGCGCAACGGCATCGCTCAGCCGGAGGACTGGCTCGTGCTGGATCCGGGGTCGCTGACGGTGTTGACGCCGGTGCCCGGTGCCAAATACGGATCGCAGGCCGAGGCGCTGGAAGCGGCCGGGTTCGAGCGGGTGCCCGACTCCGCCTCGTTTCAGTTGTTCGGCGACGAGGCGTGGAACCGGGTGGCCGCCTACCGCAAACAGGTCCGCACGGGGGAGCGATTCGTATTCAACAAGTTTGTCGTGGCGGTGGGGCTCGGGGAGGCCATTCAATACGAAGAGAAACCCTGGAGCGCAAATACCGGCGAACGGCTCTACAACGGCATCCGGCTGCCCGAGGAATGGCCGCCGCGGAATATCGATCCTTCGGACACCAGCCCGATGCCGGTGCCGTACCTCGACCATCCGCCGGAGGTCATCCCGATCGACGTCGGCCGCCAGCTCTTTATCGACGACTTCCTGATCGCGGAGACCTCGCTCGAACGGACCTTCCACCGGCCCGAGAAATACGCGGGCAACCCGGTGCTCAAGCCCGAGACGCCGGTCGAGCGGGGCGAGGTCGAGCCGGAGGGGCACTCCAAACCGTCCGGACACGGCAACGCCGGGGCGGTCCCGAAGAGCGGCGGGTGCTGGTGGGATCCGGACGCCGGGCACTTCAAACTCTGGTACGAGACCTCGTGGTTCGGGCCGATCGCCCTAGTGACCAGCCGCGACGGGATTCACTGGGAACGTCCGAACTATGATGTGTGGCCCGAGCAGGGTAATCTCGTTCATCCCGAAGGAATTACCCCGGACTCCTGGACGGTGGTTCGCAACTGGGACGCTGCGCGACCGGCGGAGAAATGGACGCTCTTCATCCAGCCGCCCGGCAAGCCGCAACCCGGATTCTGTCTGACCTCGGCGGACGGCATCCACTGGGACCGGCGGACCGAATCCGGCACGGCGGGCGATCGCAGCACCCACTTCTATAATCCCTTCCGCCAAAAATGGGTCTACAGCATCCGCGCCGGATTTCCCGGACGCGGCCGCGCACGCAAATACTACGAATGCGACGACTTCGTCGCGGGCGCACAGCGGACGGACGCAGAGGAAGTCCCGTGGTTGACCGCCGACGAGAACGACGGCGACATGCTCGACGAGGATCGGGGCGTAAAGGTGGATTACCTCACCGGACGTCCCGCCCAGCTCTACAACTTCGACGCGGTGGCCTACGAGAGCATCATGCTCGGCCAGTTCCAGCTCCACTGGGGGCCGCCGAACGAGATCTGCCACAAAGCGGGCCTGCCGAAGATCACCGAGCTGCAGTTCGCCTACAGCCGCGACGGCTTCCACTTCCACCGCCCGGACCGCCGAGTCCATATCCCCGCCGAACGCCACGATGCCTGGGCCCGCGGGTATGTGCAGTCGCTGGGGAATGTGTGTACGATCATGGGCGACAAGCTCTTTTTCTACTACACCGGTTACCGGGGAAAACCGGGCAATAGGATGGGTACTTACGATAACAGCGCGACCGGTCTCGCCGTTTTGCGCCGCGACGGGTTCGCCTCAATGGACGCCGGGGCGGATCCCGGCACACTGACCACCCGCCCGGTCACCTTTTCCGGCAAACGCCTCTTCGTGAATGTCGATGCGCCCGGCGGTCGCCTGCGCGCCGCCGTGCTCGACGAGAACGGCGAGCCGATCCCCCCGTTCACCCTCGAGAACTGCAAACCGCTCTCCGTCGACAGCACGCTCGCGGCGGTCAGATGGAAGGGCGGCGCCGATCTCTCGGAACTGGCCGACACACCCGTCCGCTTCCAATTCGAGCTGACCGACGGCTCACTCTACGCGTTCTGGGTCAGCCGGGACCGTTCCGGCCGCAGCGACGGCTACCTCGCCGGCGGCGGCCCCGGCTACACCGGGGCGACGGACACCGTGGGCCGCGCGGCGCTGGAGCCGTGA
- a CDS encoding sugar phosphate isomerase/epimerase family protein, whose product MKIGYTTQNFIPTVSVSVETARRQLDIARELELSWIELRDPDATLSKADCERIAADARERGLEVLYSMQRGLLAEDFKPVFERALVNAACFEGPSRMRVLALLGEGDTGWSRAEFEQVLASARWAAEKAQAKGRRLMIENADVVLEGSADGVIGMRRLLDELDPAVELQLDTGNLFTGDHPASPEEAAAFIRRYADRISYLHLKSARDGEALPVLDGNPLSFEKIADLLGDRAEPVYAAMELNSGSASEEQVVENMRHSLKHLEGTGCIDPR is encoded by the coding sequence ATGAAGATCGGCTATACGACCCAGAACTTCATCCCGACGGTGTCGGTTTCGGTCGAGACCGCCCGCCGGCAGCTGGATATAGCGCGCGAACTCGAGTTGTCGTGGATCGAGTTGCGCGACCCGGACGCAACGCTGTCGAAGGCCGACTGCGAACGGATTGCCGCCGACGCCCGCGAGCGGGGGCTGGAGGTCCTGTATTCCATGCAGCGCGGTCTGCTGGCCGAAGACTTCAAACCGGTGTTCGAACGGGCGCTGGTCAACGCCGCCTGCTTCGAGGGGCCCAGCCGGATGCGGGTACTGGCGCTGCTCGGGGAAGGCGACACCGGCTGGAGCCGGGCGGAGTTTGAACAGGTGCTGGCTTCTGCGCGCTGGGCCGCGGAAAAGGCGCAGGCGAAGGGACGCCGGCTGATGATCGAGAATGCCGACGTCGTGCTCGAAGGAAGCGCGGACGGCGTCATCGGGATGCGTCGGCTGCTGGACGAACTGGATCCCGCGGTCGAACTGCAGCTCGATACCGGCAACCTGTTCACCGGCGATCATCCCGCCTCGCCGGAAGAGGCCGCCGCGTTCATCCGGCGCTATGCCGACCGGATTTCGTATCTGCACCTCAAGTCCGCCCGCGACGGCGAGGCCCTGCCGGTCCTCGACGGCAATCCGCTGTCGTTTGAAAAAATCGCCGATCTTTTGGGCGACCGCGCGGAACCCGTGTATGCCGCCATGGAACTCAACTCCGGATCCGCGTCGGAGGAGCAGGTTGTCGAAAATATGAGGCACAGTCTGAAGCACCTCGAGGGAACGGGATGCATCGATCCGCGTTGA
- a CDS encoding sugar kinase, translating to MKPVVGFGEIMGRLAPEGFYRFSQSCPGRLDLTFAGAEANVAASIAMLGGSSAYVTALPDHAIADACVRSLKALDVETRHIVRTDSGRLGLYFVETGANQRPSNVIYDREHSAVSRTPADAYDWDAIFADAGWLHISGITPALSRCAAEASLAAVRGAKEAGLTVSCDLNFRKKLWKWDETLSPRELAGRTMRDILPFVDVVIGNEGDAEDVLGIRAGDSDVESGELAIDKYPEVAGQIAGQFPNVRKVAITLRESISASHNNWGAMLYDTESEQAVFAPMRDGEYRPYEIRNIVDRVGGGDSFAAGLIFALHSGEYTEHADAIAFAVAASCLAHSIKGDWNHSRRAEVEALMRGSGSGRVVR from the coding sequence ATGAAGCCGGTTGTCGGATTCGGAGAGATAATGGGGCGGTTGGCCCCGGAGGGATTCTACCGCTTCAGCCAGAGCTGCCCGGGCCGGCTGGACCTTACGTTTGCGGGCGCGGAGGCCAACGTGGCAGCGTCGATCGCCATGCTGGGCGGATCGTCCGCTTACGTCACCGCCCTGCCGGACCACGCGATCGCCGACGCCTGCGTCCGCTCGCTGAAGGCGCTGGACGTCGAAACCCGGCACATCGTGCGAACGGACTCCGGCCGTCTCGGACTGTACTTCGTCGAGACCGGCGCCAATCAGCGGCCGAGCAACGTGATCTACGACCGCGAACACTCGGCGGTGTCGCGGACCCCCGCCGACGCCTATGACTGGGACGCGATTTTCGCGGACGCCGGCTGGCTGCACATTTCCGGCATCACGCCGGCGCTCTCGCGCTGCGCGGCCGAGGCGTCGCTCGCCGCCGTGCGCGGGGCGAAGGAGGCCGGACTGACGGTTTCGTGCGATCTCAACTTCCGCAAAAAACTCTGGAAATGGGACGAAACCCTGTCGCCGCGTGAGCTGGCCGGGCGGACGATGCGCGACATCCTTCCGTTTGTGGATGTGGTGATCGGCAACGAGGGTGATGCCGAGGACGTGCTCGGCATTCGCGCCGGGGACTCGGACGTCGAGTCGGGGGAACTGGCGATCGACAAGTATCCCGAGGTGGCCGGTCAAATCGCCGGGCAGTTCCCGAACGTGCGCAAGGTCGCGATTACCCTGCGCGAGAGCATCTCCGCCAGCCACAACAACTGGGGCGCGATGCTCTACGACACCGAAAGCGAACAGGCGGTGTTCGCGCCGATGAGGGACGGGGAATACCGCCCCTATGAAATCCGCAACATCGTCGACCGCGTCGGCGGCGGCGATTCCTTCGCGGCCGGACTGATCTTCGCGCTCCACAGCGGGGAATATACTGAGCATGCCGACGCCATCGCCTTTGCCGTGGCCGCCTCCTGCCTGGCCCACTCGATCAAGGGCGACTGGAATCACAGCCGTCGCGCGGAGGTCGAGGCGCTGATGCGCGGCAGCGGGTCGGGGAGGGTGGTGCGATGA
- a CDS encoding bifunctional 4-hydroxy-2-oxoglutarate aldolase/2-dehydro-3-deoxy-phosphogluconate aldolase, whose product MDRFRELLAGQRIIAVLVIDEATDAVPLAETLLEGGVGAMELTLRTPAALEAMSVIRERVPEILVGAGTVLTREQVRRVGDAGAAFAVAPGLNRDVMEEAASAELPFAPGVMTPSEIEAAVELGCRTLKFFPAEPCGGLKYLKSAAGPYKHLDLQFIPLGGLNQDNLPGWLESPLICAVGGSWIAPRDLIREHRWEEIGKRAAAAAAVA is encoded by the coding sequence ATGGATCGGTTCAGGGAGCTGCTGGCCGGGCAGCGGATTATCGCGGTGCTGGTGATCGACGAGGCGACGGATGCGGTCCCTCTGGCGGAGACGCTGCTCGAGGGCGGGGTGGGGGCGATGGAGCTGACGCTGCGCACGCCGGCCGCGCTCGAGGCGATGTCCGTGATTCGTGAACGCGTTCCTGAGATCCTGGTGGGGGCGGGTACGGTACTTACGCGGGAGCAGGTGCGCCGGGTCGGGGATGCGGGGGCGGCCTTTGCCGTCGCTCCCGGACTCAACCGCGACGTCATGGAAGAAGCGGCCTCGGCGGAACTCCCGTTCGCGCCGGGCGTCATGACCCCGTCGGAGATTGAGGCGGCCGTGGAGCTGGGGTGCCGCACGCTGAAGTTCTTTCCGGCCGAACCCTGCGGCGGACTCAAGTATCTCAAATCGGCCGCCGGACCGTACAAGCACCTCGACCTGCAGTTCATCCCGCTGGGCGGGCTCAACCAGGACAACCTGCCGGGCTGGCTGGAAAGCCCCCTGATCTGCGCGGTCGGGGGATCGTGGATCGCCCCGCGCGACCTGATCCGTGAACACCGCTGGGAGGAGATCGGGAAACGGGCCGCCGCCGCGGCGGCCGTGGCCTGA
- a CDS encoding sialidase family protein, translated as MKKTIKKLTALTVLLSALSLPAADYSDPEQAPRWPHMPYVVTDPGPEYDAENRMFVCSFGISAAPNGRLWATWDSGDTGEGWSNIVMLATSGDGGRTWSDPQMVIDPPFRASYAGLWMDPDDRMWFTFSIWPIRYTTDNAADMKKRFDDIRSYRTFVLENQCRGMQLWAITTDNPGDPSPEWDSPQLIATDYGHMNKPTVLSDGTWVWPVGTLTRAEGGGRLPFRPLFSTDKGRTFEFRGHVPMPEGRNCDENQVVQREDGSLWLLSRMNYGIGESFSRDQGKTWTPMEPSDIEHTVARFYIGRLQSGKLLLVKHGEPGEKTGRRERLMAFLSDDDGESWTGGLMIDERSHVSYPDATQADDGTIYVIYDRERHHAKEILMAAFTEQDVAAGEPVSGKALFRQVIDKGLARNPRHQGAREATPQWKRDENPPRDNADGAALRRSPVGAFAAGEVQVLAFDPGAKLFTDRGYALSECPEALKGARFLQVPIDGDKSVTVSRAGVVYFATPLPDRNPSGSQSAKLEAQGFEKVALSEFNLFEHTSYPANLCSLYQKTCAAGEVIEFGKWAVPLFAAE; from the coding sequence ATGAAAAAGACGATAAAAAAACTGACCGCCCTGACCGTCCTGCTGTCCGCACTGTCGCTGCCGGCCGCCGACTACAGCGACCCGGAGCAGGCCCCGCGCTGGCCGCATATGCCCTATGTCGTCACCGATCCCGGTCCGGAGTACGATGCGGAAAACCGCATGTTCGTCTGCTCGTTCGGGATCAGCGCCGCCCCCAACGGACGCCTGTGGGCGACGTGGGACTCGGGCGACACCGGCGAGGGCTGGAGCAATATCGTGATGCTGGCCACCAGCGGCGACGGCGGCCGCACGTGGTCCGATCCGCAGATGGTCATCGATCCGCCGTTCCGGGCCTCCTATGCCGGGCTCTGGATGGATCCGGACGACCGCATGTGGTTCACCTTCAGCATCTGGCCGATCCGCTATACGACTGATAACGCCGCGGATATGAAAAAGCGCTTCGACGATATCCGTTCCTACCGGACCTTTGTGCTCGAGAACCAGTGCCGCGGCATGCAGCTGTGGGCGATCACCACCGATAACCCCGGCGACCCGTCGCCGGAGTGGGATTCGCCGCAGCTTATCGCCACCGACTACGGCCACATGAACAAGCCGACCGTGCTCTCCGACGGCACCTGGGTCTGGCCGGTGGGTACGCTGACCCGTGCCGAGGGCGGTGGACGGCTGCCGTTCCGGCCGCTGTTTTCCACCGACAAGGGCAGGACCTTCGAGTTCCGCGGCCATGTGCCGATGCCCGAGGGGCGTAACTGCGACGAGAACCAGGTGGTGCAGCGCGAGGACGGTTCGCTGTGGCTGCTCAGCCGCATGAACTACGGCATCGGCGAGAGCTTTTCCCGCGACCAGGGAAAGACCTGGACCCCGATGGAGCCCTCCGACATCGAGCACACCGTCGCCCGCTTCTACATCGGCCGTCTGCAGTCCGGTAAGCTGCTGCTCGTCAAGCACGGAGAACCCGGCGAGAAAACCGGGCGGCGCGAGCGCCTGATGGCCTTCCTGTCCGACGACGACGGAGAGAGCTGGACCGGCGGCCTGATGATCGACGAGCGCTCCCATGTTTCCTACCCGGACGCCACGCAGGCCGACGACGGCACGATCTACGTGATCTACGACCGCGAGCGCCACCACGCGAAAGAAATCCTGATGGCGGCCTTCACCGAGCAGGACGTCGCGGCCGGCGAGCCGGTTTCCGGAAAGGCCCTCTTCCGGCAGGTGATCGACAAGGGGCTGGCCCGCAACCCGCGCCATCAGGGCGCCCGGGAGGCGACGCCGCAGTGGAAGCGGGACGAAAACCCGCCGCGCGACAACGCCGACGGAGCGGCGCTGCGCCGCTCACCCGTCGGCGCGTTCGCCGCGGGCGAAGTGCAGGTACTCGCGTTCGATCCGGGCGCGAAGCTCTTCACGGACCGCGGCTACGCGCTGTCCGAATGTCCCGAGGCGCTCAAGGGAGCCCGCTTCCTGCAGGTGCCGATCGACGGCGATAAATCGGTGACCGTTTCCCGGGCGGGGGTGGTCTATTTCGCCACGCCTTTGCCCGACCGCAATCCGAGCGGAAGCCAGTCGGCGAAGCTCGAAGCCCAGGGCTTCGAGAAAGTCGCGCTGTCCGAATTCAACCTCTTCGAGCACACGTCCTATCCCGCCAACCTGTGCTCGCTGTACCAGAAGACATGCGCGGCCGGAGAGGTGATCGAATTCGGAAAATGGGCCGTGCCGCTGTTCGCGGCTGAATGA
- a CDS encoding RraA family protein — translation MMWNDDEELFALARGELYTAVVGDIMDKMGLLHQFLPPRIKPLRKDMVAVGRAMPVLEADVPPIAEPAERNPLLGRPFGLMLEALDDLRPNEVYVCSGASPSYALWGELMSACAIQRGATGAVVNGYSRDTRGILAQDFPCFSYGRYAQDQAPRGKVLDFRVPLEIEGVRVADGDIVFGDMDGVCVVPREIETEVFVRAIEKARGEKTVLKAIRGGMGAREAFDTYGIM, via the coding sequence ATGATGTGGAACGATGACGAGGAGCTGTTCGCGCTCGCGCGCGGGGAGCTGTACACCGCCGTGGTAGGCGATATCATGGATAAGATGGGGCTGCTGCACCAGTTCCTGCCGCCGCGGATCAAACCGCTGCGGAAGGATATGGTGGCCGTCGGGAGGGCGATGCCGGTGCTGGAGGCGGATGTGCCGCCGATCGCGGAACCCGCGGAGCGCAACCCGCTGCTCGGACGACCGTTCGGCCTGATGCTCGAGGCGCTCGACGACCTGCGCCCGAACGAGGTCTATGTCTGCAGCGGTGCATCGCCGTCGTACGCCCTGTGGGGCGAGCTGATGAGCGCGTGCGCGATTCAGCGCGGGGCGACCGGCGCGGTCGTAAACGGCTATTCGCGCGATACGCGCGGTATCCTGGCGCAGGACTTCCCCTGCTTCTCCTACGGGCGCTACGCCCAGGACCAGGCCCCGCGCGGCAAGGTCCTCGATTTCCGCGTCCCGCTGGAGATCGAGGGCGTGCGCGTGGCGGACGGCGATATCGTCTTCGGGGATATGGACGGTGTCTGCGTCGTTCCCCGCGAGATCGAAACCGAGGTGTTCGTCCGGGCGATCGAAAAGGCCCGCGGCGAAAAGACCGTGCTGAAGGCCATCCGGGGCGGAATGGGCGCCCGTGAGGCCTTCGATACGTACGGGATCATGTGA